The bacterium genome contains the following window.
CACCGCAATGCCGGTGCAATCCCACAATTTACGCGATGCCGCGGCCTTGGAAGGCCTCGCTCCAGAGAATCGGCGCAATCCCAATGGGGCGAGCCTCTGCTCTGCTACACTTCACATCGGAGGCTCACGCTTATGTTCCACACGATCTCGGATGCAATGAAGGAGCGGATGGCGAAGCTCGCCGCGATGGACCGGGGCGAGCTGCCCGCGCCGCCGCCCGGCCGGCTGTGGAGCGTGCCGGCGGAGACCGGGCGGTTTCTGGCGCTTCTGGCCGCGGCAGCGCCCGAGGGCAAGTGCATCGAAATCGGCGCGTCCGGCGGGTACTCGGGGCTGTGGCTGTCGCTGGCGATGAAGGAGCGCGGCGAGAAGCTGACGACGTACGAAATCGACCCGGCGCGGGCGCTGGTGGCGTACGAGTCGTACCGGGCGGCGGGCTGCAGCGAGCAGGTGGAGCTGGTTATCGGCGACGCCAAAAAGCGGCTGGCGGACGAGATTGACCCGAACAAGCCGCCGGACATCGCGTTCTGTTTCCTGGACGCGGAAAAGGCGGACTACGGTGAGTTCTACGGGATGATCGTGCCCCGGCTGGTCAAGCGGGGAATCCTGGCGGCGGACAACGCGATAAGCCACCGGGACGAGATGGAGGAGTTCCTGGCCGAAGTGGATGAGGACGTGCGCGTGGACTCGCTGGTGGTTCCCATCGGAAGCGGAGTCCTCGTCTGCCGGAAATGCGGGTAGATCGCCAAAATGAAAGTGCGGCAAACGGGGTATGAATTACGGGCAATCTTCCCCCGGAGGAAACGGCATGGCTGCAAAACCAGAGGCGGCGGCCGCACGCTCGATTAGCGACGATGCGGTGCGCAAGGCTACAGGCAAGAGCTGGGAGCACTGGTTCAAGGTGCTCGACAAATTCGACGTGCAAGCGAACGGCCACAGGAACGCGGCGTATCACCTGTATGAAAAGCATAACGTTCCCGCCTGGTGGAGCCAGATGGTGACGGTCGAGTACGAGCGCGCCCGCGGCCTGCGCCAGGTGAACGAGCGGCCGGACGGATTCCAGATTTCGGTGTCCAAGACGATCGCCGCGCCCGCATTCGAGGCGTTCGACGCGTGGGCGAAGGCGGCGAAGCTGAACAAGTGGTTCACGACGGGGGCGAAGCAGAAGTTCGAGGAGGGCGGCGCCTACTCCAACGGCGACAACGACAAGGGCGTTTTCAGGCGGATCGTAATGGACAAGCTGATCCGGTTCACATGGGAGAACGAAAAGCACTCGCCGGGCACGGTGGTCGAGGTGCAGTTCGAGGCGAAGCCCGGCGGCAAGTCGGTTGTCCGTGTGATTCATTCGAAGCTATCGGACAAGAAATGCGCGGACGATATGAAGACCGGCTGGAAATGGGCGCTTGACAGCCTGGCGAGCTACCTGGAAACGGGCAAGGGAATCAGGTATGAGAAGTGGGACGAGTCGCGAAAGGCCGCCGCGGGGCGAAAGTAGCCGCCTACGGACGGATTGCGGGCGGTTCGACAGGTTTTTTTCTTTCCGGGCTGCAGATACTTGACATATGTTTTGTATTCGATACAATGGCGCACCCCTGTCGGGGAA
Protein-coding sequences here:
- a CDS encoding SRPBCC domain-containing protein, which produces MAAKPEAAAARSISDDAVRKATGKSWEHWFKVLDKFDVQANGHRNAAYHLYEKHNVPAWWSQMVTVEYERARGLRQVNERPDGFQISVSKTIAAPAFEAFDAWAKAAKLNKWFTTGAKQKFEEGGAYSNGDNDKGVFRRIVMDKLIRFTWENEKHSPGTVVEVQFEAKPGGKSVVRVIHSKLSDKKCADDMKTGWKWALDSLASYLETGKGIRYEKWDESRKAAAGRK
- a CDS encoding class I SAM-dependent methyltransferase, translated to MFHTISDAMKERMAKLAAMDRGELPAPPPGRLWSVPAETGRFLALLAAAAPEGKCIEIGASGGYSGLWLSLAMKERGEKLTTYEIDPARALVAYESYRAAGCSEQVELVIGDAKKRLADEIDPNKPPDIAFCFLDAEKADYGEFYGMIVPRLVKRGILAADNAISHRDEMEEFLAEVDEDVRVDSLVVPIGSGVLVCRKCG